Proteins encoded within one genomic window of Brassica rapa cultivar Chiifu-401-42 chromosome A09, CAAS_Brap_v3.01, whole genome shotgun sequence:
- the LOC117128074 gene encoding uncharacterized protein LOC117128074: MAHTSSRTTIVFIVVALICAFIPAFSVEEAEAKSLWDTCLLKISPKCALDIIGVIFENLTITDACCHDLVQEGKMCHDTLIKYIAEKPHLVAHETEYLKKSDDLWTHCVSVSQTA; encoded by the coding sequence ATGGCTCACACTTCTTCCCGAACTACTATCGTATTCATTGTTGTTGCTTTGATTTGTGCGTTCATTCCTGCATTCTCTGTTGAAGAAGCTGAAGCAAAATCACTATGGGATACCTGTCTTCTTAAAATCAGTCCAAAATGTGCGTTGGATATAATTGGTGTTATCTTTGAAAATTTAACCATCACTGATGCATGTTGTCATGATCTTGTACAAGAAGGAAAAATGTGTCACGATACTCTTATCAAATATATTGCTGAGAAGCCGCATTTAGTTGCCCACGAAACAGAGTATTTGAAGAAAAGTGATGATTTGTGGACTCATTGTGTCTCAGTTTCGCAAACtgcttaa